The DNA sequence TTGTCGTAATCTCTTTTTCTTAATGCCCTCTCGCGCTTTATTGCATATTCTCTAATGCTTTTTTCTAGGGTTGTAATTATTTGGGTTTCTTTTGGGGACATTTCTATAAGCTCCTTATTTCAAATTTTACATTTTTTTAAAATAACGGGGTTTATTGTTTATCAATTATTTCTGAATAATCCCACATGATTCCGTCAATTTCATCTTTTACTGATTCAAGTTCTGCAAGAAAACCCATAGCTTTTTCAGCTAATTCTAAAAGCTCACTGTCTTTGATTTTAAATGCACTTTCTAGGGTGTCTTCTATACTATCTGTTCCCTCGTTTTCCCATGCATCAATCATTTCTCTTATAATTTCCAGTCTTTCTTCTTCGCTTATTTCTTTGTTATCCATGTTATCATCTCCTTATATTAGTTTATTTACTTTTCAGTTTATCTATAAACATAAAAGTTTACAAAAGGTGTAAATTTTTTATCTTGTTAATATTATAAACTTTTTTATTTACAATGTCAATATTTTTTTTGCAAAAAAACAAAAAAAAAGGTAAAATGTTTATAAAAAGGAGATGTTATGTTAGAAACAAAAGATTTATTGAAGAAAATCCGTGAAGAATATGGTTACAGTGTATATGAAATGGGAGAAAAACTTGGAGTTTCACAAACACAGGTTAACCAATTAGAGAATGGTAATAAAAATATTACCGAAAAATATATAATGAAAGTGTGTGAAGTTTTCCCAACTTACAAAAAACAACTAATGAAAAGTTTTTACTTGGGGCAACTTAAAAAAATAAGAGAGAAAATTCCAGAAGGAATAGAAATTCTTAAAACAGAAAATATAGAAGCGGAATTACCTCTTTATATTGCGAGCGCTGGAACAGGTTTATTAGCAATGGATGAGGATGAAAAAACAATAAAATTAACTTTGCCACCAGAAATT is a window from the Sebaldella sp. S0638 genome containing:
- a CDS encoding LexA family transcriptional regulator, whose protein sequence is MLETKDLLKKIREEYGYSVYEMGEKLGVSQTQVNQLENGNKNITEKYIMKVCEVFPTYKKQLMKSFYLGQLKKIREKIPEGIEILKTENIEAELPLYIASAGTGLLAMDEDEKTIKLTLPPEIVKIKNIFSVIVHGDSMLPEYRDRDVLILDPNFYTYVELADQDVVIQKNGERYIKQLRFKNFEPYLYSYNEIYPPIPCCEEDEVKILGVVIFMQRKKKI